In the Thermodesulfobacteriota bacterium genome, one interval contains:
- a CDS encoding SDR family oxidoreductase, translated as MKLANKTALITGGGTGIGKETALLFAREGANVVITGRREAKLKETAEEARREGLAIDYVVCDVSNEDDCKAAVDYTVGKYGSVDILFNNAGVLYPGTTHETDTETWEKIFDTNVKGTYFMSKYAIPNMLENGGGSIVNNSSVGGLNGFPGLAAYTASKGAVTNLTKTMALEYADKGIKVNAVCPGTIETPMVVDEFLGKVDDRQAAESFLLSLHPIGRFGKPDEVARTVLFLCDDNVGFMTGNMISIDGGWNAK; from the coding sequence ATGAAGCTCGCAAATAAAACCGCACTCATCACCGGCGGAGGGACCGGCATAGGAAAGGAAACCGCGCTCCTCTTCGCGCGTGAGGGCGCAAACGTAGTCATCACGGGAAGGAGAGAAGCGAAGTTAAAAGAGACCGCGGAAGAGGCCAGGAGAGAAGGGCTCGCGATAGACTACGTCGTATGCGACGTATCGAACGAGGACGACTGCAAGGCTGCGGTCGATTACACGGTCGGAAAATACGGAAGCGTAGACATACTGTTCAACAACGCGGGAGTGCTCTATCCGGGCACGACTCACGAGACGGATACGGAGACCTGGGAAAAGATATTCGATACGAACGTGAAGGGGACGTACTTCATGTCCAAATACGCTATACCGAATATGTTAGAGAACGGTGGCGGCTCAATAGTGAATAACTCCTCCGTAGGCGGACTGAACGGGTTCCCGGGACTCGCCGCATATACGGCGTCCAAGGGGGCTGTTACCAACCTGACGAAGACCATGGCGCTCGAGTATGCCGACAAGGGGATAAAGGTGAACGCGGTGTGCCCGGGGACGATAGAAACGCCGATGGTGGTGGACGAGTTTCTGGGTAAGGTCGACGACAGGCAGGCTGCGGAGAGCTTCCTCCTGTCCCTCCACCCGATAGGTAGGTTCGGCAAGCCCGACGAAGTCGCCCGCACGGTGCTCTTTCTCTGCGACGACAACGTGGGGTTCATGACCGGGAACATGATATCGATCGACGGCGGATGGAACGCGAAGTAG
- a CDS encoding PPOX class F420-dependent oxidoreductase codes for MKIDEFVYKLSTDGKNFASLATLMPDGSPQVSVTWVDSDGEHILINTAEGRVKADNMRRDPRVAVTISDAGNPYRQVMIRGRVEGVTREGAEEHINRMAKKYLNLDAYPRTRKDEKRIIFKIKPEHVYKLT; via the coding sequence ATGAAGATCGACGAATTCGTTTACAAGCTATCTACGGATGGGAAGAATTTTGCGTCCCTCGCCACTCTCATGCCGGACGGGTCGCCTCAGGTGAGCGTCACGTGGGTGGATTCGGACGGGGAGCATATACTCATCAACACCGCAGAGGGGCGCGTGAAAGCCGACAACATGAGAAGGGACCCCCGCGTCGCCGTAACCATATCGGATGCGGGAAACCCTTACAGGCAGGTCATGATAAGGGGGAGAGTGGAGGGGGTGACTCGTGAAGGAGCCGAGGAGCACATAAACAGGATGGCGAAGAAATATCTCAATCTCGACGCGTACCCGCGCACGCGGAAGGACGAGAAGCGGATCATATTCAAGATCAAGCCCGAGCACGTATACAAGCTCACGTGA